Genomic DNA from Paraconexibacter algicola:
ACGAGCGGCACGAGCGCGATGCCGTGCTCCTCGCAGGCCGGCAGCAGCGCCGCCGCCTCCTCCATCGGCAGGTCGGGCACGATCAGGCCGCTGCCGCCCGCGTCGGCGAGCTGCCGCGCGAACGCGTCCGCGCCCCGCGCCAGCACGAGCTGCGCGTAGCACATGAGCACGACCGGGACGCGCGGGGCCAGCGCCTCGCACTGGCGCAGCACGGCGTCGACGGTCGACCCGGCGGCGAGCGCCCGCGTGCCCGCCTCGTGGATGACCGGGCCGTCGGCCAGCGGGTCGCTGAACGGCACGCCGAGCTCGACGAGGTCGGCGCCCCCGTCCGCGTAGGCCTGCCCGATCGCCCGCGCGGTCGCGTCGTCGGGGAAGCCCGCCATCAGGTACGGCATCAGCGCCGCCCGGCGCCCGTGCTCGCGGAACGCGGCGGCGATCCGCTCGGCGCCCGCGTTCGTCGTCGTCGTGCTCACGCGCCCGCCCCCGGATGGTCGCGGCGGTGCAGGGCGTCCGGCCCCTCGAGCTCGCGCAGCTGGGCGATGACCTCGGCGAGGTCCTTGTCGCCGCGGCCCGACAGGCAGACGACGTCGAGGGTCGAGTCGGTCGGCTCGGTCAGCACGTAGTGGAGGGCGTGGCTGGGCTCCAGCGCCGGGATGATGCCCTCCAGCTGGGCGACGGTCCGGAACGCGCGCAGCGCGTCGTGGTCCCCGACCGCCACGTAGGTCGCGCGTCCCGACTCGCGCAGCCACGCGTGCTCGGGACCGGAGCCGGGGTAGTCGAGGCCGGCGCTGACCGAGTGCGCCTCGGTGACCTGCCCCTCCTCGTCCTGCATGATCAGGCTGAGCGACCCGTGCAGCACGCCGGGGCGGCCGCCGACGGTCAGCGGCGCGCCGTGACGGCCGGACTCCAGGCCCTCCCCCGCGGCCTCGACGCCGATCAGCGCGACGTCCTCGTCGTGCTGGAAGCCCGCGAACATGCCGATCGCGTTGGAGCCGCCGCCGACGCAGGCGATCACGCGGTCCGGGAGCCGGCCCTCGCGCTCGAGGACCTGCGCGCGGGCCTCGTCGCCGATCAGGCGCTGCAGGTCGCGC
This window encodes:
- the trpA gene encoding tryptophan synthase subunit alpha, which produces MSTTTTNAGAERIAAAFREHGRRAALMPYLMAGFPDDATARAIGQAYADGGADLVELGVPFSDPLADGPVIHEAGTRALAAGSTVDAVLRQCEALAPRVPVVLMCYAQLVLARGADAFARQLADAGGSGLIVPDLPMEEAAALLPACEEHGIALVPLVAPTTPDERLGRIGAEARGFLYTVSVVGTTGERAALADQFGSIVARAKAATDVPVALGFGIATPEQARQAADAGADGVIVGSRLVREAGEAADPAAAVRAVVRGLADGLEH
- the trpB gene encoding tryptophan synthase subunit beta codes for the protein MSTHVASVEHRFGPFGGQYVPETLMPALAELEQAWIEARLDPGYREQLDGLLRDYVGRSTPLYLAERLSEVAGRTIYLKREDLNHTGAHKINNALGQALLARRMGKTRIIAETGAGQHGVASATACALLGLECIVYMGEEDIRRQKPNVERMELLGARVAPVTAGARTLKEAVSEAIRDWVTNVGDTHYIIGSAVGPAPYPSIVRDLQRLIGDEARAQVLEREGRLPDRVIACVGGGSNAIGMFAGFQHDEDVALIGVEAAGEGLESGRHGAPLTVGGRPGVLHGSLSLIMQDEEGQVTEAHSVSAGLDYPGSGPEHAWLRESGRATYVAVGDHDALRAFRTVAQLEGIIPALEPSHALHYVLTEPTDSTLDVVCLSGRGDKDLAEVIAQLRELEGPDALHRRDHPGAGA